From the genome of Oscillatoria salina IIICB1:
GCTGTGGTGTGGTCGCACTGCACAAATAGATGCACATGATCCGGCATGATTTTCAGCTCATGCAGCGTCCATCCGTAGTGTTTACAGGTTTCAGCCAGGATGCGCTTAAGCTCTATTTCCACGGCATCTTTCAAGACCTGATGCCTGTACTTTGGGCAAAAGATAATGTGATAGCCAAGCGAGTGCGTAGCGTGGACAGAGTGTAAAGTTTTCATCCATTAGAGCGTGTATCGGC
Proteins encoded in this window:
- the tnpA gene encoding IS200/IS605 family transposase — encoded protein: MKTLHSVHATHSLGYHIIFCPKYRHQVLKDAVEIELKRILAETCKHYGWTLHELKIMPDHVHLFVQCDHTTAPVEIAKTLKSISAVHIFNKFPKLKGRKFWGSGLWSRGTYYASVGYICEDIVRQYIQTQKDRG